Proteins from one Mucilaginibacter jinjuensis genomic window:
- a CDS encoding S41 family peptidase, producing MKFLKSVLSLTMMVIVIDVNAQTTAVTQVSNLPKKETESLVNEVCHKIEDVYFDIGKGKQLSQLLLENLKSGKFYNLPADSVTWRITNLLRRETHDLHFFVGTQAFMRRREMKEGTPENYNGGFVDVKILQHNIGYIKYVRCIADSAAFEKIANAMNFLKGCSSILFDITDNPGGNGSSCGFINNFLFKGDAHKHLLVKTCRDSSHNGETEITYHRPITDYFQDIPVYIMTSKNTGSAAEYFAFVAQQLKRATILGQKTAGAANPVAGIEFDKYVAYIPVCQIATFNGKSFEGTGIIPDVQLTSGDWIKEAAAYIISKKQGAANLSSDTK from the coding sequence ATGAAATTTTTAAAAAGTGTACTGTCATTAACCATGATGGTTATTGTAATAGATGTTAACGCGCAAACAACGGCTGTAACTCAAGTCAGTAATCTGCCAAAAAAAGAAACTGAGTCGCTTGTTAATGAGGTTTGCCATAAAATTGAAGATGTGTATTTTGATATCGGAAAAGGGAAACAGCTCAGTCAGTTACTATTGGAAAACCTGAAATCCGGTAAATTCTATAATCTTCCCGCCGATTCTGTAACATGGAGGATAACCAACTTGCTTCGTCGGGAGACACATGACCTGCATTTCTTTGTTGGCACACAAGCTTTTATGAGGCGGCGCGAAATGAAAGAAGGCACACCCGAAAACTATAACGGCGGCTTCGTCGATGTTAAAATACTGCAGCATAATATCGGATACATCAAATACGTGCGCTGCATTGCAGATTCGGCTGCTTTCGAAAAGATTGCGAACGCGATGAACTTTTTAAAAGGTTGTTCATCCATTCTTTTTGATATCACAGACAACCCCGGAGGAAATGGGTCAAGTTGCGGATTTATCAATAACTTTTTATTTAAAGGCGATGCACATAAGCATCTGTTGGTAAAAACATGCAGGGATTCCAGCCATAATGGAGAAACTGAGATTACTTACCATCGGCCAATAACGGATTATTTTCAGGATATTCCGGTTTACATCATGACATCTAAAAATACGGGGTCTGCGGCGGAATATTTTGCCTTTGTTGCTCAGCAGTTAAAAAGGGCGACGATTCTCGGGCAAAAAACTGCCGGAGCGGCCAACCCGGTTGCCGGCATAGAATTTGACAAATATGTTGCTTATATTCCTGTCTGCCAGATTGCTACGTTCAACGGCAAATCTTTTGAGGGAACCGGTATTATTCCGGACGTACAGCTGACCTCCGGCGATTGGATAAAAGAAGCGGCAGCTTACATCATTTCAAAAAAACAGGGGGCAGCGAACCTGAGTAGCGACACTAAGTAA
- a CDS encoding alpha/beta fold hydrolase, with translation MKSKLIFPFIILVIFTKTVLAQGKLSQGEHFAEVNGLKMHYYVEGTGPVCLFPSPGWGLSVDYARSISVLKKHFTVVFYDTRHSGKTNGPDDYRHYTGKYFTDDMDALRIYLGQPKVWVAGHSAGGFQVLRYGIHYSVNLNGIIAIDALAVADSMYLAEAHKQMLKRVNKPYFTWKRADMVLGLDTTKRTLQEDLSQTFEFYFHDPAKMKLFPANYTLNDMAWDYTNKAETFSENLLPDLKRISVPVLVLAGDDDVVCDAISQAIRIYQNVPHANMAIFNDSGHCPWIEQPAAFDTAVEAWLSEILASQMDQK, from the coding sequence ATGAAATCTAAGTTAATATTTCCATTTATTATTCTTGTTATCTTTACTAAAACAGTATTAGCGCAAGGTAAACTTTCTCAGGGTGAGCATTTTGCGGAGGTGAACGGTTTGAAAATGCATTACTATGTAGAAGGGACCGGACCGGTATGTCTGTTCCCTTCTCCGGGCTGGGGGCTTTCGGTAGATTATGCCAGATCAATAAGTGTCCTTAAAAAGCATTTCACAGTAGTGTTTTATGACACGCGGCATTCCGGGAAAACTAATGGCCCGGATGATTACCGCCACTATACCGGTAAATATTTCACTGATGATATGGATGCACTGCGTATTTATCTTGGCCAGCCGAAAGTCTGGGTCGCCGGGCACTCTGCCGGCGGTTTCCAAGTCCTGCGGTATGGAATCCATTATAGCGTCAACTTAAATGGGATCATTGCCATTGATGCCTTGGCTGTCGCCGACAGTATGTATTTAGCGGAAGCACATAAGCAAATGCTAAAACGGGTCAACAAACCATATTTTACTTGGAAACGGGCGGACATGGTGCTGGGGCTTGACACTACAAAAAGAACATTACAGGAAGATCTGTCGCAGACTTTTGAGTTTTATTTTCACGACCCCGCAAAGATGAAGCTTTTCCCGGCTAATTATACCTTGAATGACATGGCCTGGGATTATACCAACAAGGCAGAGACTTTTAGCGAAAATCTTTTGCCAGATCTTAAGCGGATAAGCGTACCTGTATTGGTGCTGGCAGGCGATGATGACGTGGTATGCGACGCTATTTCACAAGCTATACGGATTTATCAGAATGTGCCGCATGCCAACATGGCAATTTTCAATGATTCCGGACACTGTCCCTGGATCGAACAGCCGGCTGCATTCGATACAGCTGTTGAGGCTTGGCTAAGCGAAATTTTAGCATCCCAGATGGATCAAAAATAG
- a CDS encoding glycerophosphodiester phosphodiesterase family protein has product MKHLFKQIFSGTLLLVGFNANAQVDKLIKQLHNPNDKNVLVAAHRGDWRNAPENSLQAYKLAIDMGVDIIEVDLNRTSDGVLIIMHDETIDRTTNGKGKPSDYTLEQLKKFHLRNGLGVVSNHSIPTLEEVMLLAKGKILINLDKSYPYYNEAYRVLKKTGTLQQAIFKTDAPYIDVRAKYPTILDSITFMPVVYLDKPTAKQIITEYQKEIKPVAFELIFAKDTSGIISNNAFIPQHGSKIWINSLWASLNAGHDDDLAVEREDIKNSWEWLINQHARIIQTDRPKQLLEYLKRLSLHP; this is encoded by the coding sequence ATGAAACACCTTTTTAAACAAATATTTTCAGGTACGCTATTACTTGTCGGCTTTAATGCCAATGCACAAGTTGACAAGCTTATCAAGCAGCTACACAACCCTAACGATAAAAATGTATTGGTTGCAGCCCATCGCGGCGACTGGCGCAATGCTCCCGAAAACTCATTGCAGGCTTACAAACTGGCTATTGATATGGGGGTAGATATTATTGAAGTAGACCTTAACAGAACCAGTGATGGTGTATTGATAATTATGCACGATGAAACCATTGACAGAACAACGAACGGAAAAGGTAAACCATCTGATTATACTTTGGAACAATTAAAAAAATTCCATCTCAGGAATGGTTTAGGTGTAGTTAGCAATCATAGCATTCCAACGCTTGAAGAAGTGATGTTACTCGCCAAAGGCAAAATACTGATTAACCTTGATAAAAGTTATCCTTATTATAATGAAGCTTACCGAGTGCTCAAGAAAACCGGAACGTTACAACAAGCTATCTTTAAAACAGATGCGCCCTATATAGATGTACGCGCTAAATACCCCACGATACTGGATAGCATAACGTTTATGCCTGTTGTTTACCTTGATAAGCCTACAGCCAAGCAAATTATCACTGAATATCAGAAAGAGATTAAACCCGTTGCTTTTGAATTGATCTTTGCAAAAGATACGTCAGGCATTATATCCAACAATGCTTTTATCCCTCAACATGGCTCTAAAATTTGGATTAACTCTTTGTGGGCGAGTTTAAATGCAGGCCATGATGATGATTTAGCAGTTGAGCGTGAAGACATTAAAAATAGTTGGGAATGGCTAATAAATCAACACGCCCGCATTATCCAGACCGACAGGCCCAAACAATTGCTGGAATACTTAAAAAGGTTATCGCTTCATCCCTAA
- a CDS encoding RagB/SusD family nutrient uptake outer membrane protein gives MKKYISTILICCVSLLSCKKSFLTLVPQSQATDVAYYKTTADIGNAVTAAYASLQNMYYGTFVDMMEARGDNVENLNPGANAGTEYNIDQFLAKADNTDIKGAWTNIYNGISRCNNTIVHLDVVTDPKLKAQYEGELRFLRALHYFNIVRLWGAAPLELAPVTADDAKAQGRSSVQDVYNAIETDLTAAINLLPVTYTNATDLGRATQGAAKALLGKVYLTEAKYTSAVNILKDLVSASNVYGYKLLPTVASVFDVNNKMNAEIIFAVRYNKTIAGQGHGLAAYFNQPGLDPKLISSYGSGDQRSDLLNTVTLDANDKPVKKYYDTFDPNNKTLGNDFIVLRYADVLLMYAEALNETGYNTDALTYLNAVRARAGAAVYTTATLPDQTTFGTAVLNERRLELPLELHRWFDLIRTNTAIAALKNSGLTPITIQAYQYLYPIPQSEIDISTNKSGFTQNPGY, from the coding sequence ATGAAAAAATATATATCAACCATACTCATTTGTTGCGTTAGCCTTTTATCGTGTAAAAAGAGCTTTTTAACGCTGGTTCCGCAATCTCAGGCTACAGATGTAGCTTATTATAAAACTACTGCCGATATTGGTAATGCCGTAACAGCAGCTTATGCATCGCTACAGAATATGTATTACGGAACGTTTGTAGATATGATGGAAGCCCGTGGCGACAATGTTGAAAACCTGAATCCCGGCGCAAATGCAGGTACAGAATACAACATCGACCAGTTTTTAGCTAAGGCTGATAATACGGATATCAAAGGGGCCTGGACTAACATCTACAACGGCATATCGCGCTGCAATAATACCATAGTACATTTAGATGTAGTAACCGACCCTAAACTAAAAGCGCAATATGAAGGGGAACTCAGGTTTCTGCGTGCACTTCATTATTTCAACATCGTACGTTTATGGGGAGCCGCACCGTTGGAATTAGCCCCTGTTACTGCAGACGATGCCAAAGCGCAAGGCAGAAGTTCTGTTCAGGATGTTTACAATGCTATTGAAACCGATCTTACAGCGGCTATAAACCTTTTGCCTGTTACTTATACCAACGCAACAGATTTGGGAAGGGCAACACAGGGAGCAGCCAAAGCACTTTTAGGAAAAGTTTATTTGACAGAAGCAAAATACACCTCCGCTGTTAACATATTAAAGGATCTGGTTTCGGCAAGCAATGTGTATGGTTATAAGTTGCTTCCTACCGTGGCATCCGTATTTGATGTGAACAACAAAATGAATGCAGAGATCATCTTTGCCGTTCGTTATAATAAAACCATAGCAGGCCAGGGCCATGGTTTGGCTGCTTACTTTAATCAACCGGGGTTAGACCCTAAATTGATTAGCAGTTATGGTTCAGGCGATCAACGATCCGATCTTTTAAACACCGTTACTTTGGATGCCAATGATAAGCCCGTTAAAAAATATTATGACACCTTCGACCCGAATAACAAAACACTGGGCAACGATTTCATTGTATTAAGATATGCCGATGTATTATTAATGTACGCCGAAGCATTAAACGAAACAGGCTATAATACAGATGCATTAACTTATTTAAATGCTGTACGTGCAAGGGCCGGTGCAGCCGTTTATACTACAGCCACGTTACCAGATCAAACAACATTTGGAACAGCTGTATTAAATGAACGCAGGTTAGAGTTACCATTGGAGCTACACCGTTGGTTCGATTTAATCCGTACCAATACGGCTATTGCTGCGTTAAAGAACTCTGGGTTAACACCTATTACTATTCAGGCTTACCAATACCTGTACCCTATTCCACAATCAGAAATTGATATCTCGACAAATAAATCGGGCTTTACACAAAATCCAGGTTATTAA
- a CDS encoding SusC/RagA family TonB-linked outer membrane protein, with amino-acid sequence MKFLLKKKKTAPLCPVGSKMSSIGVKQHIKQIMRISATIIFLIGISTLTLMADAGKAQELATTKINLVVKNESLASVLRKIERLSNLHFVYPSAKISSLEVSSFSANNLSLDIALDKLLLPKHLTYKVIGDNILIDAMRTKASDQVMSAIIKVSGKVNDEQGQPLPGVTVKVKGGQASTSTDNQGNYSIKADENDVLVFTFIGYEPLEQAVNARKTINIALKPTSSQMKEVVVIGYGTQNRKDVTTAVSSLGSADINNFPATGVDKAMTGKLAGVQVLQPNGAPGAGISIHVRGTGTITAGSDPLYVVDGVPLSDNDISGAGFPNSGFKVNPLNAINVNDIESVDVLKDASAAAIYGSRGSNGVVIITTKRGKKDKMAINLNSYYGIQSTTKEIPMLNATQYAQLIYDAHNNTYFDQLQAKGLTGSATDDNATRLSKLGAASTNTSLAYLLPPEIFPYLQGKPGLTDTNWQDAIFQQAAMQSHTLSVAGGSDNVQYYISGNYLDQDGIVINSGYKRYAGRVNLDAHYNHLKLGASINYDYGIYNYQQTEGAFNNGNQNIIEGALVASPFFPVTNPDGTYNFDQFKWQYSQSNGINPVALAMLKTDVTYEKKLLSNLYAEYEIVKDLKYKVSFGTDISDFNRSIFSPSTLPSPLTLTTPSVPTATYDANQITNWVLENTVSYKKRWGDHSLQALAGYTLQRERSNSSAIGATGFPNDLVKTLNGATTITSFTSAINEWSLLSGLARLQYSYKDRYLLSAAVRADGSSRFGPNTKYGYFPSASAGWIVSDEDFMKNITAISSLKLRASYGVTGNFQIPNYAYLSTLSQSNYVFGSGSGTLNPGLYQSTASNPNLGWEKTSAINLGTDISLFKGILNATVDVYTNNTSHLLLNIPVPLATGYTTSLVNIGKVNNKGIEVTLSNTSTAGKFRFTNSINYSANRNKVLDLGGVNSIITQAQNVIYFITEVGKPIGNYYTLVKTGVFKDQADIDNTKAKVPGAKPGDFKFADINGDGVIDGNDKTITGNYQPKFTYGYSGQVQYGIFDLNVAAQGVYGNTIANIAQRHYNSTESYANNTTDALNRWVSPSDPGNGIVARANRSETGLNAQISTYHLSPGSYLRIRDLTFGVSLPQPTAKAIGLAGVRIYFTAENPFTITKYNGYNPEVSVDSNPLQQGVDYGSYPVAKNFLLGLNLKF; translated from the coding sequence ATGAAATTTCTTTTGAAAAAAAAGAAAACGGCACCGCTTTGCCCCGTTGGCAGTAAAATGTCTTCCATCGGGGTAAAACAACACATTAAACAAATCATGAGAATTTCGGCAACCATAATTTTCCTGATCGGCATTAGTACGCTCACATTAATGGCTGACGCCGGAAAAGCGCAAGAACTTGCTACAACAAAAATAAATCTTGTTGTAAAGAACGAGTCTTTGGCAAGTGTATTACGCAAAATTGAAAGGTTATCTAACCTGCATTTCGTATACCCAAGTGCAAAAATTAGCAGCCTCGAGGTAAGTAGTTTTTCTGCCAATAACCTAAGTCTTGATATTGCACTTGATAAACTACTATTACCCAAGCACCTAACTTACAAAGTAATTGGCGACAACATTTTAATTGATGCCATGAGAACTAAGGCATCAGATCAGGTAATGTCGGCCATTATTAAAGTTAGCGGCAAGGTAAATGACGAGCAAGGTCAACCCCTGCCGGGTGTAACCGTAAAGGTAAAAGGTGGGCAAGCATCCACTTCTACCGATAACCAGGGAAATTACAGCATCAAGGCAGATGAAAACGATGTGCTGGTTTTTACCTTTATTGGTTACGAACCTTTGGAACAAGCCGTAAATGCCAGGAAAACAATCAATATTGCGCTAAAGCCCACATCAAGCCAAATGAAAGAAGTGGTGGTTATCGGTTACGGCACACAAAATCGTAAAGATGTTACTACAGCCGTTTCATCACTGGGTTCGGCCGATATTAATAATTTTCCTGCTACCGGTGTAGATAAAGCCATGACGGGTAAACTGGCCGGTGTGCAGGTATTACAGCCTAACGGCGCCCCCGGTGCCGGGATATCTATACACGTACGTGGCACAGGTACCATCACCGCAGGCAGCGATCCGTTATACGTTGTGGATGGTGTACCATTATCTGATAATGACATTAGCGGCGCAGGCTTCCCCAACTCAGGCTTTAAAGTGAACCCGCTTAATGCAATTAATGTAAACGATATAGAAAGCGTTGACGTTTTAAAAGATGCATCGGCCGCTGCTATATATGGTTCAAGGGGGTCAAACGGTGTAGTGATCATTACAACCAAACGTGGCAAAAAGGATAAAATGGCTATTAATTTAAATAGCTATTATGGTATCCAGTCAACTACCAAAGAAATCCCGATGCTGAATGCCACGCAATATGCACAGTTGATTTATGATGCGCACAACAACACTTATTTCGATCAGTTGCAAGCCAAAGGTTTAACCGGTAGCGCAACAGACGATAATGCGACCCGTTTAAGCAAGTTAGGCGCGGCATCAACCAATACCAGCTTAGCTTACCTCTTGCCCCCGGAGATTTTCCCTTATCTGCAAGGCAAACCTGGTTTAACCGATACCAACTGGCAGGACGCTATTTTTCAACAGGCAGCTATGCAAAGCCATACCTTATCTGTAGCCGGTGGCTCTGATAATGTGCAGTATTATATTTCGGGTAACTACCTCGATCAGGACGGTATAGTTATTAACTCTGGTTATAAAAGATATGCCGGACGCGTTAACCTCGATGCACATTATAATCACTTAAAACTGGGTGCCAGTATCAATTATGATTATGGTATTTATAACTATCAGCAAACCGAGGGTGCATTTAATAATGGTAACCAAAACATTATAGAAGGCGCGCTGGTAGCATCTCCGTTTTTCCCGGTTACCAACCCCGATGGTACTTACAATTTCGATCAGTTTAAATGGCAGTATTCGCAATCAAACGGTATAAACCCTGTTGCGCTGGCTATGCTGAAGACCGACGTAACTTATGAAAAGAAATTGCTGAGCAACCTATATGCTGAATATGAAATTGTAAAAGATCTAAAATACAAGGTATCATTCGGAACCGATATCAGTGATTTTAACAGAAGCATTTTTAGCCCTTCTACCTTGCCAAGCCCGCTCACGCTCACCACACCATCTGTGCCGACAGCCACTTATGATGCCAACCAGATCACTAACTGGGTATTGGAGAACACGGTAAGCTACAAAAAACGATGGGGCGATCATTCCCTACAGGCACTGGCGGGCTATACCCTACAAAGAGAGCGAAGCAACAGCTCAGCCATCGGCGCAACAGGTTTCCCTAATGACCTGGTAAAAACACTGAATGGCGCAACTACGATAACCAGCTTCACTTCTGCCATTAACGAATGGTCTTTGTTATCGGGCTTAGCCAGGTTACAATATAGTTATAAAGACAGGTATCTATTGTCGGCTGCTGTGCGTGCCGATGGTTCATCGCGTTTTGGCCCTAATACCAAATATGGCTATTTCCCATCAGCTTCGGCTGGCTGGATTGTGAGCGATGAGGATTTCATGAAAAACATCACAGCCATCAGCTCTTTAAAATTAAGGGCAAGTTATGGTGTAACGGGTAACTTCCAGATCCCTAATTATGCCTACCTGTCTACCCTATCCCAATCTAATTACGTATTTGGATCAGGAAGCGGCACGCTCAATCCGGGCTTGTATCAATCAACCGCGTCAAACCCCAATTTAGGCTGGGAGAAAACATCAGCCATTAACCTGGGTACCGATATCAGTTTATTTAAAGGTATTTTAAATGCTACGGTTGATGTATATACCAATAACACCAGCCATTTATTACTAAACATACCTGTTCCGTTGGCTACAGGCTATACAACCAGTTTGGTTAATATTGGCAAGGTAAACAATAAGGGTATTGAGGTTACCTTATCCAACACCAGCACAGCAGGTAAATTCAGGTTTACCAATAGTATTAACTACTCTGCAAACCGTAACAAAGTGTTGGATCTGGGTGGCGTAAACTCCATTATCACCCAGGCCCAAAACGTAATTTATTTTATTACCGAAGTAGGCAAACCAATTGGTAACTATTATACGCTGGTTAAAACAGGTGTATTTAAAGATCAGGCCGATATTGATAATACCAAGGCCAAAGTACCAGGCGCTAAACCCGGCGATTTTAAGTTTGCCGATATTAACGGCGATGGCGTTATTGATGGTAATGATAAAACCATTACAGGTAATTATCAGCCTAAATTTACTTATGGTTATTCAGGCCAAGTTCAATACGGGATTTTCGACTTAAATGTGGCCGCCCAGGGTGTTTATGGTAATACCATTGCCAATATCGCCCAGCGTCACTACAACTCTACCGAAAGCTACGCGAATAATACTACCGACGCCTTAAACAGGTGGGTGTCGCCATCAGATCCGGGCAACGGTATTGTGGCCCGTGCCAACAGAAGTGAAACCGGTTTAAATGCGCAAATCTCAACCTATCACTTGTCTCCTGGATCTTATTTAAGAATCAGGGATTTAACATTCGGTGTTTCTTTACCACAACCAACTGCTAAAGCCATAGGCCTTGCCGGTGTTCGAATTTACTTCACAGCCGAAAATCCATTTACTATTACCAAGTACAACGGTTACAACCCGGAAGTAAGTGTAGACTCCAACCCACTGCAACAGGGCGTTGACTACGGAAGTTATCCTGTAGCAAAGAACTTTTTGCTTGGCCTAAACCTTAAATTTTAA
- a CDS encoding FecR family protein, translating to MVALNKSELKQLLHKQAQNTLTPDEQQRLDEWYEAFDTTQKDLTVFNDTEHENEIKQRLLNRILQSEILAEPNDRKRVRFLNIWQWSSVAAVLLMVIGAVSFWKFNTAGNHEKLLSFQTTQGQLRQITLDDGSQIWLNAGSKLSYPKHFDASRREVYLDGEAYFDVKHNVEKPFVVHTDRLTTNVLGTAFSVTAYKNMPVEAVTLMRGKVQVAHGKEVLGFLTPDKRIEYDINTGKSRLMNVDAASLISWKEGKLQFEDQDMQDISARLGRWYGYTFKFENNQIKNCRYTASFNNRIPLKNLLKVMKEISLVKYRIDTTQKTVTLLGTGCNQ from the coding sequence ATGGTCGCATTAAACAAATCAGAATTAAAGCAATTACTGCATAAGCAAGCGCAAAATACCCTTACACCCGATGAGCAGCAAAGGCTCGACGAATGGTATGAGGCATTTGATACTACGCAAAAAGATTTAACCGTGTTCAATGATACGGAACATGAAAATGAAATTAAACAGAGGCTTTTAAACCGGATACTCCAATCCGAAATTCTGGCAGAGCCAAATGATAGAAAGCGTGTAAGGTTCCTAAATATCTGGCAATGGTCGTCAGTTGCCGCGGTACTTTTAATGGTAATTGGCGCTGTGAGCTTTTGGAAATTTAACACAGCCGGTAACCACGAAAAACTACTATCCTTTCAAACCACGCAAGGGCAGTTAAGGCAGATCACATTGGATGATGGGAGCCAGATCTGGTTAAACGCAGGCAGTAAGTTAAGTTATCCCAAACATTTCGATGCTTCGCGCAGGGAAGTATATCTTGATGGCGAGGCTTACTTCGATGTAAAGCACAATGTTGAAAAACCCTTCGTAGTCCACACCGATCGTTTAACCACTAACGTGTTAGGTACGGCATTCTCTGTTACAGCCTATAAAAACATGCCTGTTGAGGCCGTTACCCTTATGCGTGGAAAGGTACAGGTAGCTCATGGCAAAGAAGTACTAGGCTTTTTAACCCCGGATAAGCGGATTGAATACGATATCAACACCGGTAAAAGCCGGTTAATGAATGTAGATGCAGCATCATTAATATCATGGAAAGAAGGGAAACTGCAATTTGAAGACCAGGATATGCAGGATATATCTGCCCGCTTAGGCCGGTGGTATGGCTACACCTTTAAATTTGAGAATAACCAGATCAAAAATTGCCGCTATACAGCAAGCTTCAATAACAGGATCCCGCTTAAAAACCTGCTTAAGGTAATGAAAGAGATCAGCCTTGTTAAATACAGGATAGACACTACCCAAAAAACGGTAACCCTTTTAGGTACCGGCTGTAATCAATAA
- a CDS encoding sigma-70 family RNA polymerase sigma factor, translated as MQEQKRQLIENIYGKFWKELYIVAFRRLRSEEDVEDILQDLFLSLLTGNVNLDNDDSIRAFLHQRLKSRIINFYRKQLIQRAYEEKESVKSEIADTHSDTQLLSRELEAIVQQEINRMPEKMKEIFLLSRNDLKTTEEIANQLQLSNQTVRNQISSAIKRIRTAVNDYKQADVSPTSLHIAITIGALLLINH; from the coding sequence ATGCAGGAGCAAAAACGACAATTAATTGAAAACATTTATGGCAAGTTCTGGAAGGAGCTTTACATCGTTGCTTTTCGCCGTTTACGCTCCGAAGAAGACGTGGAAGATATACTGCAAGACCTTTTTCTTTCCTTACTTACCGGAAATGTGAACCTTGATAATGACGACTCCATACGTGCTTTTCTTCATCAGCGCCTCAAAAGCAGGATCATTAACTTTTATCGCAAACAGCTCATCCAGCGGGCATACGAAGAAAAAGAATCGGTGAAAAGCGAAATAGCTGATACCCACAGCGACACCCAATTGCTAAGCCGTGAACTGGAGGCCATAGTACAGCAAGAAATTAACCGCATGCCCGAGAAAATGAAAGAAATATTTCTGCTCAGTCGCAACGATTTAAAAACTACCGAAGAAATAGCCAACCAACTTCAACTCTCCAATCAAACAGTCAGAAACCAGATTAGCTCGGCCATTAAAAGAATCAGGACTGCGGTTAATGATTATAAGCAGGCTGACGTTTCGCCCACCTCACTTCACATTGCCATTACAATAGGCGCACTTTTGTTAATTAATCATTAA
- a CDS encoding SDR family oxidoreductase: protein MELKGNTILITGGTSGFGFQFASRLIELGNTVIITGRNLEKLEQTKNHLPLINIFQSDVSDPKNIELLFKKVVAQFPALNILINNAGEMRKINLHEQRTLDDITREIEINLMGPIRMVQQFLPHLKSSGQAAILNVTSGIALAPLPLSPVYGASKAGLRSYTQSLRIQLKDTKVKVFELVAPGASTPLNDKFLEVDGFDPKILMSPEKLIEQAIRGIEKDYYEIYPGLAGILRVMSRIAPKFLLMQMGKVGAKMMSGR, encoded by the coding sequence ATGGAACTAAAAGGCAATACGATTCTGATAACCGGAGGTACAAGCGGCTTTGGATTTCAGTTTGCATCCCGATTGATTGAACTTGGCAATACCGTCATCATTACCGGACGAAATTTGGAAAAATTAGAGCAGACTAAAAATCATTTGCCACTAATAAATATTTTCCAGAGTGATGTGAGCGATCCGAAAAATATTGAATTGCTCTTTAAAAAGGTGGTTGCACAATTTCCTGCTCTGAATATACTCATAAACAATGCAGGGGAGATGCGTAAAATTAATCTGCATGAGCAACGCACCCTTGATGACATTACACGGGAGATTGAGATCAATCTGATGGGACCGATTCGGATGGTACAGCAATTTTTGCCTCATTTAAAAAGCAGTGGTCAGGCTGCCATCCTTAACGTCACATCCGGAATCGCTTTGGCGCCACTACCATTGTCTCCTGTATACGGAGCATCAAAAGCAGGGCTGCGATCCTATACTCAATCTTTACGCATTCAGCTTAAAGACACTAAAGTTAAAGTTTTTGAGTTAGTCGCCCCTGGTGCTAGCACTCCCCTGAATGATAAATTTCTGGAAGTAGATGGTTTTGATCCTAAAATTCTGATGAGCCCGGAAAAACTTATCGAGCAAGCAATCAGGGGGATAGAAAAAGATTATTACGAGATTTACCCCGGTCTCGCCGGTATACTCAGGGTTATGAGCCGTATAGCGCCTAAGTTCTTGTTGATGCAAATGGGTAAGGTAGGCGCAAAAATGATGTCCGGCAGATAA